Proteins from a single region of Geothrix sp. PMB-07:
- a CDS encoding transposase, producing MRTSKFTEEQIVGLLREAEKGEQTVDALCRARGITAQTFYRWRKKYGGVEVSDVRHMRQLEKENAQLKRLLAERELDIAALKTVLRKK from the coding sequence ATGAGGACAAGCAAGTTCACCGAGGAGCAGATCGTGGGGCTTCTCAGAGAGGCGGAGAAGGGGGAGCAGACGGTCGATGCCCTCTGCCGGGCCCGTGGGATCACGGCGCAGACCTTCTATCGATGGCGAAAGAAGTATGGCGGAGTCGAGGTTTCCGATGTCCGGCACATGCGGCAGCTTGAGAAGGAGAACGCCCAGCTCAAGCGCCTTCTGGCAGAACGGGAGCTGGATATCGCAGCCCTGAAAACGGTTCTCCGAAAAAAATGA
- a CDS encoding IS3 family transposase, which translates to MSGASQRKEGAAYLTATGFSQRRAARAMGLSRSYVRYSRRVKLDGLDERIVQLAHANPRYGHRRVWALLRRLQLRVNLKRVHRVFKAHGLQVRRRPKKHLRTGQHVPMKSGYPNQVWSYDFVHDSCLNGEVVKCLTLTDEFTKEALVIEVASSFKAEEVMQVLKRLFQTRGWPAFLRSDNGPEFIAHDLQVWLMATGAQTFYIPPGSPWANGVAESFNSKFRDECLNMEAFSSLAEAKVIVEAWRRRYNEERPHSSLGYLTPTEFRCTIELAQLGLPATGALPPDPRDLSLWAPPVEANALTEKARAFPLANTVRRISEALKSLPSVALPSPEMEAKLPSPGSSWPTGH; encoded by the coding sequence ATGAGTGGCGCGTCGCAGCGAAAGGAGGGGGCGGCATACCTGACGGCCACCGGCTTCTCCCAGCGGCGCGCTGCCCGGGCCATGGGCCTGAGCCGTTCCTATGTCCGGTATTCACGCCGGGTGAAACTGGATGGGCTGGACGAGCGGATCGTCCAGCTTGCCCATGCCAACCCCCGCTATGGCCACCGGCGCGTCTGGGCCCTCCTGAGGCGGCTCCAGCTCCGGGTGAACCTGAAACGGGTCCACCGGGTTTTCAAAGCCCATGGCCTCCAGGTCCGGCGGCGTCCCAAAAAGCACCTCCGGACCGGCCAGCATGTGCCGATGAAATCCGGGTATCCCAACCAGGTCTGGTCCTACGACTTCGTCCACGACAGCTGCCTGAACGGCGAGGTCGTGAAGTGCCTGACGCTCACCGACGAGTTTACGAAGGAGGCGTTGGTCATCGAAGTGGCCTCCTCCTTCAAGGCCGAGGAGGTCATGCAGGTCCTCAAACGCTTGTTCCAGACCCGGGGATGGCCCGCATTCCTGCGCAGTGACAACGGCCCCGAGTTCATCGCCCATGACCTCCAGGTCTGGCTGATGGCCACCGGTGCCCAGACCTTCTACATCCCCCCGGGCTCGCCCTGGGCCAACGGCGTGGCCGAGAGCTTCAACAGCAAGTTCCGGGACGAATGCCTGAACATGGAGGCCTTCTCCAGCCTGGCTGAGGCCAAGGTCATCGTCGAAGCCTGGCGCCGTCGCTACAACGAGGAGCGCCCGCACAGCAGCCTGGGCTACCTCACCCCAACCGAGTTCCGCTGCACCATTGAACTGGCTCAGCTCGGTCTCCCTGCGACGGGGGCTCTGCCCCCGGACCCCCGGGATTTATCGCTTTGGGCACCCCCGGTGGAGGCCAACGCCCTGACAGAAAAGGCCAGGGCGTTTCCCCTGGCCAACACCGTCCGGCGCATCTCCGAAGCGCTCAAGTCGCTTCCCAGCGTTGCTCTACCCTCTCCGGAGATGGAAGCCAAGCTACCATCTCCTGGAAGCTCCTGGCCAACCGGCCATTAG
- the tnpA gene encoding IS200/IS605 family transposase — translation MDLFESLSHTRWECKYHVVFVPKRRRKVMYGRVRERLGEVFRQLAGQKESKVLEGHLLADHVHMLLAIPPKYAVSQVVGFMKGKSAIYLARVYGETKRNFTGQHFWARGFLVSTVGKDEHQIRQYIQNQEREEERLEKLELWR, via the coding sequence ATGGACTTGTTTGAAAGTTTAAGTCACACAAGGTGGGAATGTAAGTATCACGTAGTGTTCGTGCCAAAACGAAGAAGGAAGGTGATGTATGGGAGGGTGAGAGAGCGATTGGGTGAAGTGTTCAGGCAGCTGGCTGGGCAGAAAGAAAGCAAAGTGCTGGAAGGGCACTTGCTGGCAGATCACGTACATATGTTGTTGGCGATTCCGCCGAAGTATGCCGTATCGCAGGTAGTGGGGTTTATGAAGGGTAAGAGCGCGATTTATCTGGCCCGTGTATATGGAGAAACGAAGAGGAACTTCACGGGTCAGCATTTCTGGGCGAGAGGATTTCTGGTGTCGACGGTAGGGAAGGACGAGCATCAGATACGGCAGTACATCCAGAACCAGGAACGCGAGGAAGAACGATTGGAGAAGCTGGAGCTTTGGCGCTAG
- a CDS encoding GNAT family N-acetyltransferase, with amino-acid sequence MLIRNFQIGDEPALRSIFFSSVHELTGGQYTPEQQSAWAPFDYDRAEWAKRIQAIHPFIAEIDGYAVGYADLQHSGYIDHFYVSGLFARRGVGQALMNHIHSKAASLQINELHSKVSLTAEPFFNRYGFHVENRHEIIVRGVKMSNASMRKSLLA; translated from the coding sequence ATGTTGATCCGAAACTTCCAAATTGGCGATGAGCCAGCCCTCAGGTCCATCTTCTTCTCGTCAGTCCATGAGCTAACGGGTGGGCAGTACACACCTGAGCAGCAATCAGCATGGGCGCCGTTTGATTACGATCGGGCTGAATGGGCCAAGCGCATCCAGGCTATTCACCCGTTTATTGCTGAAATCGATGGCTATGCCGTAGGATATGCCGACTTGCAGCACTCTGGTTACATCGACCATTTCTATGTGTCGGGGCTTTTTGCCAGACGTGGAGTTGGGCAAGCCTTGATGAATCACATTCATTCCAAGGCAGCCTCGCTTCAGATTAACGAGCTTCACTCCAAGGTAAGCCTCACTGCAGAACCGTTTTTCAATAGATACGGGTTTCATGTTGAGAATCGCCACGAAATCATTGTTCGCGGTGTAAAAATGTCGAATGCTTCCATGCGTAAGTCGCTGCTCGCCTAA
- a CDS encoding VOC family protein has translation MSNPITAGAVIYAKDITKVGSFYAAITDLSVTETEPGHVVLEAMGFQLVIVAMRQDIADRVSISEPPTPRTETAIKPVFFVPSIKEARVQASANGGLLNPPNREWQFQGSIVCDGNDPEGNIFQLRAHSA, from the coding sequence ATGTCGAATCCCATCACTGCTGGGGCAGTCATCTACGCCAAAGACATCACCAAGGTGGGCAGCTTCTATGCCGCCATCACAGACCTCTCAGTGACCGAAACTGAGCCTGGTCATGTGGTTCTTGAGGCGATGGGGTTTCAGCTGGTAATCGTAGCCATGCGACAAGACATTGCTGACAGAGTTAGCATTTCTGAGCCACCTACTCCACGCACGGAAACGGCAATCAAGCCGGTTTTCTTCGTACCGAGTATCAAGGAGGCTCGCGTTCAGGCTTCTGCAAATGGCGGGCTTCTGAATCCCCCAAATCGCGAATGGCAATTCCAGGGTTCAATTGTTTGCGATGGCAACGACCCTGAAGGCAACATCTTTCAGCTCCGTGCGCATTCGGCCTAA
- a CDS encoding RDD family protein, whose translation MEQFPNPYEPPSSPLVAEISSRRIPLNLVSSGTRFANAIIDGLILFAVQICFGLAVGMAFGTKGVAHLQSGCTANLYSIFFGVIYYIAMEYTFGFTVGKLITKTRVVNEFGEPPSLPQVVGRSFSRYIPFEPFSFFGSESRGWHDSLSKTFVVKREIA comes from the coding sequence GTGGAACAGTTTCCAAATCCTTACGAACCTCCTAGCAGCCCGCTGGTGGCTGAGATTTCCTCGAGGCGGATTCCCCTTAACCTGGTCAGCTCAGGCACTCGTTTCGCAAACGCCATTATCGACGGTTTAATTCTCTTTGCTGTTCAAATTTGCTTCGGCTTGGCCGTTGGTATGGCCTTTGGCACCAAGGGCGTCGCACATCTTCAATCCGGATGCACAGCAAATTTGTACTCGATCTTCTTTGGAGTCATCTACTACATCGCCATGGAATATACATTTGGGTTTACGGTCGGGAAGTTGATTACCAAAACTAGGGTTGTAAATGAGTTCGGGGAACCCCCATCTCTTCCGCAAGTAGTCGGCCGATCATTTTCTCGGTACATCCCCTTCGAGCCCTTTTCCTTCTTTGGTTCTGAATCCCGCGGGTGGCACGATTCCCTCTCGAAAACCTTCGTCGTAAAGCGAGAGATTGCCTAA